TCTGTTACATATGCAAAATCTCCGATCCTGTATCCCAATATCGGTAGGTTCCCATGCATAATTCTTAATGTAGTTATCTCAATTGCATTAAACAATGTGAATCGCTCATTATATCCTACAGAATGACAAACCACTCTTGGTATTCCCGGATACGGATCATTTTCAAAAATATATTTAAACCGACTTTTTACATCCGCAAGAACTCTTTCAAGACCATAAACAGGCATGTCATATTGTTGTCTGAAATTGAAGGGCCGGATATCATCCAATCCAATGGTGTGATCATTGTGTTCATGTGTAAGCAATACTGCATCCAGTCGCTGTACATGGTTAACAAGCATTTGTTGTCTGAGATCCGGTCCGGTATCAATCAATATGTTCTTACCAAATTGCTTAATCAGTAATGCGCTACGAAGTCTCATGTCTTTTTCATCGGGAGAAGTACACACGGCGCAGTCACAGGTTATGACAGGCACCCCTTGAGATGTACCCGTTCCTAAAAATGTCACTTCTATTAGATGATTACTCAAACCTGATAATCTTTAATTTTTTTCGACTAAAGAAAGATGAGATTTATGTACCTGTTGAAATAACAATCTGGATTTATCACTTAATTTTTCTTCATCAACGGATATAATAAAAAGAATGTCTGTCAAAATATTCACCCGGCTTTCCGTATCAAAAAATTTATTGACCACTACTATTTTTTTATCATCAACAATACAATACCCTGAATTGAAGTTACCTTTTTCATATCGAACTGAATATTGGAGTTCTTCAAAAAGTTGTTCAATCTTTTTTAAAGTTGGTTTTGAATGTTTAGTCATCTTA
The genomic region above belongs to Saprospiraceae bacterium and contains:
- a CDS encoding MBL fold metallo-hydrolase, encoding MEVTFLGTGTSQGVPVITCDCAVCTSPDEKDMRLRSALLIKQFGKNILIDTGPDLRQQMLVNHVQRLDAVLLTHEHNDHTIGLDDIRPFNFRQQYDMPVYGLERVLADVKSRFKYIFENDPYPGIPRVVCHSVGYNERFTLFNAIEITTLRIMHGNLPILGYRIGDFAYVTDASLIDDETFGLLKNLKVLVLNALQIRPHYSHFNLTEAIEISEKINAEKTFFTHISHNLGRYEDLKKNLPPGILPAFDRLKLMID